The following nucleotide sequence is from bacterium.
GACCCAGTGACCGAACTTGTGCCAGTAGTTGATCCCTGCATCGAGTGCGGCCTTGTACATTTCCGTATCGGCCATACGGTCGCCGAGGAACACCGATGTCTTCATGTTTGTCCGGCCTAACATCACATATTTCAGTCCCTTGCCGGATTTTTGGGCGGGTTTCTGTCCACAGCCGGCGAGGGAAATCGCGGCTGCCCCGGCCGCGGCGGTCGATGAGGCTTCCGTGATGAAACGGCGGCGCGATATAGCGCCTGTCCCGCAGCCATCGAGCGTTCTTTTCGCTTTTTTCATACAGGTTCCTTTCAACGGATATGCAATATATTATCTTGAATTTTCTGGAAAGCGGTAACACACTTCCGCTAATGATAACCATTATAATTAAAAAAGTGTAATCATAACAGGGAAAATAGGATATATCCCGGATTTTATCTGAAAATGCATCTATGGTTCCCGGTACTGAAGCCCCGGTTGTGTGTCGGGAATCCCCATAATACAGTCATTCCCGGATCTTTAATCGGGAATCCATGTACAGCCCGCATATATTTTTCATCCTTCATTATTACTCTCGATGATTATGAAGATTATTCGTGAAAATAATCTGCCACAAACGTACAAAGGCAAGGTGTAGGGGTAATTCATGAATTACCCCTACACTATGTTACATCGGTAGATATAAAAAAATAAATCCGTCTGAATCCGCCCGACCCGCGTAAATCCGCGTTCTGTTAAAATTCATGAATAGATCGGGGACAAAGGTATGACTTGAAAAAAATGGGGAGTTACCAGTTATGATGTGAAGCTTGCTTTTTCCGGGCGAGCCTGTTATATTTTTAAAAATCAAGATTCTGCTGACCTATGTAAGGAACATGCAGAAAACGGAACCCCGGCTCTGACCTGAAAAACCGGGCTGGCACGGTTCCGGTGCACTAAATCGAGATGGTCGTGCTAGACGGGGAGCTAGCGGTGCCCTGTAACCCGCAATCCGCTATAGCGGGGTTGAATTCCCGGACGAGGTCTCGGTATTTTTTTGCTGAAGTGATCCATTCCGGTGTTGAAGGCCGGGACCTGCGCAACGGGAGTCTTCCGAACCCCGTCAGGATCGGAAGATAGCAGCGGTAGGAAGTTCTTTCGTGTGCCGCAGGACAACTTGGCCGGAGCCGGGTGTTTCATGGAACATTAAAATGCCCTGCCGAGGAAGGGTGCACGACCTGTATATTCATATATGGTTCGGAAAAAGCGATGGCCCGCATTGTTTCGGCGGAGTGACGTTTATGAATTCGTTACGGCCGGTTCGCCACCTCGAACCGTATGATAAATGGTACCCCGAGATATATCCAGGTTACTCATGAAAATATTTACCACAAAGACACAAATTGAGATAATAGATTATTTATACTTTCATTTAATAATTATTCAAAAGTATACATCTCAACCAAAAAATCCGTGAAAATCCGTCCGATCCGCGTAAATCCGTGTTCTATTAAATTTTGAGAATCGATCGGATTAACAGGTTAAACTTCACACTGCCGAAAATATGTCCTATATCGTAACCGCCAGAAAATGGCGACCACAGTTTTTCCGTGATGTCATTTCCCAGAAGCATGTCACCGAGACGCTCAAAAATGCCATCAAGAGTGGCCGTGTCGGCCATGCGTATCTGTTCAGCGGCCCACGCGGGGTGGGTAAGACCACGGTGGCCCGGATTTTCGCCAAGGCGCTCAACTGCATCCATGGACCTGCCGAGGAGCCGTGCAACGTCTGCGAAAACTGTGTGAGCATCCAGTCCGGCGCTTCCATGGATGTGCAGGAGCTGGACGGCGCTTCGCACAACAGTGTGGATGATGCCCGCGACCTCATCTCCAACATCGGGTATCATTCGACGCAGTGCCGGTACAAGATGTATATCATCGATGAAGTCCATATGCTTTCACGGGAAGCGTTCAACGCGCTCCTGAAAACACTCGAGGAGCCCCCCTCGAATGTCATCTTCGTTTTTGCCACCACCGAGCCGCATAAAATTCCGGTCACTATACTGTCACGGTGCCAGCGGTTTGATTTCCACCGTCTTTCGGTCCATGAAATCGCGGGGAAAATCAGGACTATCGCCGAAGCCGAGTCCATCGGAATCGACGATTCCTCGGTGATGCTCATCGCCCGGCGGGCAACCGGCGCCATGCGTGACGCCGAGAGTATCCTCGAACAGCTCAGGGCTTCGCGGGGGACGGATATAACGATTGGTGATGTCACCGAGGTTCTCGGTATCGCCGACCGTGAGATTTTTTTCAGGATTGTCGAGCGGTGCCATGAGCAGGATACCGCCGGTGTCCTCGGGCTGTTTACCGCATATTATGACGGGGGCGGCGACCTCAAGGAATTCGTCGAGGGGCTGCTCGGTCATCTCCGCGATATGCTCTATTCCCGTTTCGAGGGCGGGCTCGATCAGATCACCCTGTCGGATGACATGCGGCTCAGAATCAGGGAGCAGTCGGAATGGTTCCACCAGGGCGACCTTGTCAGGATGATACAGGTTGTGACCGATACGGAATCCTCTCTTGCCTATGCGGTGATACCCACGCTTCGTATCGAAATGGCTCTCGTCCGCATGGCGAGCATGGAAACCACAGTGCAGCTCAAGAGTCTTTTCGACATGCTCGGCGGTGCGAAAGCCGCCGGACAGCCTGCGGGAGTACCTCCGGTGCCCACGGCGCGGGCATCCTCGGCCTACGGGGAAAAACCGTCCGCGAAAAGTTCCGGGTTTGATGCAGCGGAAGCTGCCGGAGATTCGGAAGTTCCCGAATATACCATGGATCCGGGGTATTCCGATGATGAGGAACCCGAATGTCTCAGTGTCGAACCCGCGATCGGTTCCATCAGGAGCAGCTGGAGAGCGATTACCGACCGTATCGGCTCGGTGAAACCGGGAGTGAGCCCTTCTCTTGCGGTAAGCGAACCCGAATCGTTCGATAACGGGAAACTGACCCTGGCGTTTGAATCGGGGCATGAATTTCACCGTAAAACGGTCGAATCGAATGCGTCCGCTCTTGAAGAAATTTTCGGAGCTATCGTGGGTACACCAGTGAAAATCGCATGTTATGTGCGTCATGCCGACAGTAAAAAAAAAGTGACCGAGGTTGATGATCTTATAAAACGGGAGCCTGTTGTCGGCGATATTCTCAGGCGTTTTGACGGTGAGATCAACGGCTCATGGAGGGAGTGAAATGACCAAGGGATTCGGTAATATGGGCAATATGATGAAGCAGGCGCAGAAACTGCAGAAACAGATGCTTGAGATGCAGGAGGAGCTTGCGAAGAAAACCGTTGAGGGATCATCCGGCGGCGGCATGGTCAAGGTGATAGCGAACGGCCAGCAGGAAATTCTCGAGGTCAAAATCGACCCGGAAGTCGTTGATCCCGGGGATATCGAGCTTCTGGAAGACCTCATCGTCGCGGCAATCGCCAATGCCCGTGACAACGCTAAATCAATGATGGAAGCCGAGATGGGCAAACTCCTTCCGGGGGGAATATCGGGTCTCGGTATTCCCGGGCTTGGATGAAACTATGCAGGAACAGGGTGTTTTTAACACGCTCGTTGAGAAACTGGCAGACCTGCCCGGTATCGGCATTAAAACGGCGCAGCGGCTTGCCTTTCATATCATGAAGCTGAGCCGCGAAGAAGCGCTCGGGCTTGCCCGTGCCATCGAGGACGTGAAGAACAGGGTGACCCATTGTTCGGGATGCTTCAACCTGACCGAGGAAGACCCCTGTCCGATCTGCTCCGACATGCGCCGTGACCGCTCGGTCATCTGCGCGGTGGAAAATCCTTCCGATGTCAACGCAATCGAGAAATCCGGTGTGTTTCGCGGCGTGTACCATGTGCTCGGCGGAGCGCTGTCTCCGCTCGATAACATCGGCCCCGATGATATCCGGATCAGGGAGCTCGAAAAGCGGCTCGACGGCTCGGTCAGGGAAGTCATCGTTGCAACGAATCCGACAGTCGAGGGCGAAACGACCGCCAGTTACATCGCCGATCGGCTTGCACGGTCGGGTGTCCGTGTTACCCGTATCGCCCGCGGGCTTCCTGTCGGCGGAGATCTGGAGCTGGCGGACAAGGTGACCCTGGCGCGCTCGCTCGAGGGCCGTCTGGATATTCTCAGAAATCCGGAAAATCAGCCATGAACGATAAACGGGAAGTTCATTCCATTAAAGCGGGAGTGATGAATCCGGCCAACCTGCTGACGATGCTGAGAATCCTCCTGGTTCCCCTCTATCTGTGGCTTTTCGCCGAGGGCTCGTGGATTACCTCCGTGCTCGCTCTTATCGTTTTCGTAACAGCCGCGATAACCGACCTCTATGACGGGAAGCTGGCGCGGAAGAGGAAAGAGGTTACAAAACTCGGCAAATTCATGGACCCGCTCGCCGATAAAATCCTCGTGATCGGCGCGCTCGTCCAGTTCTGGTTCATGGGGCTCGTCAATTTCTGGCTCGTCGGCGTGATTATTGTAAGGGATATCTGGGTTACCATAATGCGGGTCAGGGCGATTATAAGCGGGACGGAGCTCAAAACCTCCGGGGATGCAAAGCTCAAGACGACTATTCAGCTCACCGTGATAATAACCATCATCGTTTTTTATGGCGCCCGGATTATCGCTCTTCATCTGGGATATTCAGGGCCGTGGATCAGCATTTCCGGATTCCGTACCTTTTTTGATGTGCTGGTCGGTATAGCGGTGGTATTCACACTGTATTCCTGGATCAAATATCTCTTTGCCGGAAATCCGGCAAAAGCATGATACTTGTGAAGGCTGAACGCTGAATCTTTAAATGTGTATTGGTTTGAGAAATTTACGGTCGGATACGGGAATAATTATTTCACCACATAGCTTTTGTTACGGCAATCCGTCATACATGCTTCGGCCTCCTGTCTCCTGACCTCTTTTTTATCCGGTATATATATTCCAAAGATTATTCACACTCCATGACGGGAAAACGGTGGGTATACTGAAAAAATCCGTGACCGCTGAACAGGAACTCACCGGCGGGGGATTCGGAGGCTTTGCGGCGCGGTTTACGGCGAGCGGGATGTATATCGGCTATGTGCCATGGGCGCAGGGTACGGCCGGTTCGCTCTGGGGCCCGCTTCTCTACCTGCTCGTTCCCGTAGGCGCGTTGAAATGGTTATGGCTGGGTACACCGGCGCTTTTTCTTTTGGGTGTCTGGGCTTCGGGGAAATGCGAAGGGTACTGGGGCCATGATCCCGGCAGAGTGGTGATCGACGAGGTTGTCGGGATGCTTGTGACGCTTTCCTTTCTCACCCTGTCGTATACGGGTCTCGCTGCGGGATTTGTGCTTTTCAGGATCGCCGATATTTTCAAGCCATCCCCCGTGCGGCTGGCGGAGAAGCTGCCGGGCGGCTGGGGAGTGATGGCGGATGATGTTCTGGCGGGGATATATGCCAATCTGACGCTGCGCCTTTTCATACACTTTTTTCCGGGGATTCTGTGACTCCTGTAATCGAAATTATCGTTGTCGGGAATGAAATTCTTTCGGGACGCACGATCGACTGCAACGCCGCGTACCTGATCGATACTCTCATGAAAGCCGGATTCCCTGTAAGGCATGTCAGCGTTGTGGGGGATTACATTCCGGATATTTCCGTGGCGTTCCGTACCGCGCTGGAACGGTCGGATGTGACGCTCGCCACCGGGGGTCTGGGACCGACATCGGACGATGTGACCGTTCAGGCCCTTGCGGAGGCTTTCGGCCGCGAGCTTGTGCTCGATGAAGAGGTTCTGGGAAGAATCGAGGCTCTTTTCAGGCGGCGCAAGTGGTTCATGAGCGAGTCGAATAAAAAGCAGGCCCTGATTCCGACCGGCGCCGTTCCCCTTGTCAACCCCATCGGTACAGCGCCCGGAATTTCACTGGAATTGAACGGCCATGTTGTGTATCTTATGCCCGGTGTCCCCAACGAGATGCGGCTGATGTTCGATCAGGAAGTGCTGCCGCTGATTCGGGACGGATATGAGTCTTCGAAGGCTGAAACCGCGACGGTTCATGTCACGGGTATATCGGAATCGGGGCTCTACGAACGTATCGGGATTCTGCCCGGAGCTCGTGAGGCATTCAGCTATTATCCCGGCCCCGAAGGTATTGCCGTTGTCATACGGACTGAGGAAA
It contains:
- a CDS encoding competence/damage-inducible protein A, with amino-acid sequence MTPVIEIIVVGNEILSGRTIDCNAAYLIDTLMKAGFPVRHVSVVGDYIPDISVAFRTALERSDVTLATGGLGPTSDDVTVQALAEAFGRELVLDEEVLGRIEALFRRRKWFMSESNKKQALIPTGAVPLVNPIGTAPGISLELNGHVVYLMPGVPNEMRLMFDQEVLPLIRDGYESSKAETATVHVTGISESGLYERIGILPGAREAFSYYPGPEGIAVVIRTEENAPMSASALSDEIVAILGDLVYSTGGESMEKVVGDMLVGNGLTIGIAESCTGGLVTHRLTNVPGSSAYLLAGLVTYSNESKCSVLGVDPGLIGSHGAVSAEVAGAMAEGVRNVTGADIGLSTTGIAGPGGGSDEKPVGLLYAGISTVYGTETKKLQFVVDRLINKSRMSQAVLDILRLHLKKR
- a CDS encoding YbaB/EbfC family nucleoid-associated protein; this translates as MTKGFGNMGNMMKQAQKLQKQMLEMQEELAKKTVEGSSGGGMVKVIANGQQEILEVKIDPEVVDPGDIELLEDLIVAAIANARDNAKSMMEAEMGKLLPGGISGLGIPGLG
- the recR gene encoding recombination mediator RecR, with the translated sequence MQEQGVFNTLVEKLADLPGIGIKTAQRLAFHIMKLSREEALGLARAIEDVKNRVTHCSGCFNLTEEDPCPICSDMRRDRSVICAVENPSDVNAIEKSGVFRGVYHVLGGALSPLDNIGPDDIRIRELEKRLDGSVREVIVATNPTVEGETTASYIADRLARSGVRVTRIARGLPVGGDLELADKVTLARSLEGRLDILRNPENQP
- the dnaX gene encoding DNA polymerase III subunit gamma/tau; amino-acid sequence: MSYIVTARKWRPQFFRDVISQKHVTETLKNAIKSGRVGHAYLFSGPRGVGKTTVARIFAKALNCIHGPAEEPCNVCENCVSIQSGASMDVQELDGASHNSVDDARDLISNIGYHSTQCRYKMYIIDEVHMLSREAFNALLKTLEEPPSNVIFVFATTEPHKIPVTILSRCQRFDFHRLSVHEIAGKIRTIAEAESIGIDDSSVMLIARRATGAMRDAESILEQLRASRGTDITIGDVTEVLGIADREIFFRIVERCHEQDTAGVLGLFTAYYDGGGDLKEFVEGLLGHLRDMLYSRFEGGLDQITLSDDMRLRIREQSEWFHQGDLVRMIQVVTDTESSLAYAVIPTLRIEMALVRMASMETTVQLKSLFDMLGGAKAAGQPAGVPPVPTARASSAYGEKPSAKSSGFDAAEAAGDSEVPEYTMDPGYSDDEEPECLSVEPAIGSIRSSWRAITDRIGSVKPGVSPSLAVSEPESFDNGKLTLAFESGHEFHRKTVESNASALEEIFGAIVGTPVKIACYVRHADSKKKVTEVDDLIKREPVVGDILRRFDGEINGSWRE
- a CDS encoding phosphatidylglycerophosphatase A, whose protein sequence is MGILKKSVTAEQELTGGGFGGFAARFTASGMYIGYVPWAQGTAGSLWGPLLYLLVPVGALKWLWLGTPALFLLGVWASGKCEGYWGHDPGRVVIDEVVGMLVTLSFLTLSYTGLAAGFVLFRIADIFKPSPVRLAEKLPGGWGVMADDVLAGIYANLTLRLFIHFFPGIL
- the pgsA gene encoding CDP-diacylglycerol--glycerol-3-phosphate 3-phosphatidyltransferase; this encodes MNDKREVHSIKAGVMNPANLLTMLRILLVPLYLWLFAEGSWITSVLALIVFVTAAITDLYDGKLARKRKEVTKLGKFMDPLADKILVIGALVQFWFMGLVNFWLVGVIIVRDIWVTIMRVRAIISGTELKTSGDAKLKTTIQLTVIITIIVFYGARIIALHLGYSGPWISISGFRTFFDVLVGIAVVFTLYSWIKYLFAGNPAKA